GCAACGCGCGCACGCCTTCGCGGATCGGGGTCTGCGGGCGGTTCAGCAGCTTCGCCAGGTCGCCGCTCTCGATGTCCAGCGCGCCATCGCGGATGGCTCCCTGAATGGCTACGACGATCGGCAGCGCCGCTTCCGGTACGCCGGCCTCGCCCATAACCTTCGCGTAGGTGGCATCATCCACCTGCTGTACGGGTACCTCGCGGCCAAGAACCTCGCCGACTACGGCAGCCAGCTCCGCCTGAGTGAGCGGAGTGCCGGACAGCTCGTAGATGACGCTCTCACGGCTCTCGCCGGCCAGAACAGCGGCCGCCGCTTCAGCATAATCGCCGCGTGTAGCCCAGCCTACCTTACCGTCGCCCGCCGAGGTCAGCCATGGCGCGCCGGCCTTGGCAGCCTGGATGGAGCCGGCTTCGTTCTCCAGGTACCAGTTGTTGCGCAGGAAGGCATACGGAATGCCGGATTCACGGATGAACTCTTCCGTAGCGCGGTGTACCGGCGCCAGGAACAGGGAGCTGTTGTCGGCATCGCCCACACTCGTATAGACAATGAAGCCAACACCTGCGCGGACTGCGGCATCGACAGCCGCCTTATGCTGGCGGATGCGGGTCTCATTGTCGCCGTCAGCCGAGACGATCAGCAGGCGCTCCACTCCGGCAAAAGCGCTATCCAGCGTCTCCGGCTGATCGAAATCGCCATGGCGGACATCTACGCCGCGTGCTTTCAATGCTTCCGCCTTTTCCGGATTTCTGACACTGGCTACAATACTCTCAGCCGGTATTGTCTTCAGCAGAGTCTCTGCGACAATGGAACCAAATTGACCTGTTGCTCCTGTTAATCCAATCTTCATTCTTCATTCCTCCATTTGGGTTGTAGTATTTCAATTCCGGCTATCAAAGCTCACGTTGACAGCGGTAATCATCATTCATGTAACCATTGTAGTTACAAGTTGGCAGGATGTCAAATCAATTGTGCAAAATTCACCCAACCGTCTTGAAATAACGGTAGATCTGCTCCAGCTTCTTGCTCTGCTTCCCCTTCTTGCTCTCCATGCTGCCGAATTCGAAGAACTTCACCTTACGGATTCCGACGAAGTTGAACAACGCTTTGCGCATCAGTATTTTATGCGAATTACCCAGCCAGAGCAGCGGATAATGCGCCGGCCCCTTCATGCTTGAGATGCAGACGACCCGCTTCCCCTTAAGCAGTCCCTCCGGCAGCAGACCGCCCTTGTCCCGGTAGGCGAAGCCCGATGCGAACATCCGGTCAATGTAGCCCATCAGCATGGCGGGCGGTCTGCCCCACCAGATCGGATAGACCAGGACAATCTGATCTGCCCACAGCAGTTGCTCCCGGTACTCCGCCAGCTCCGGTTCACGGTACATATCGCGTCTGCGCCGATTCTCATTGAACACCAGCACCGGATCGAATCCGGCTTCGTACAAGTCCAGCACCTTGACTTCACCAATCTTGTCATTCTCCCTGCTGCCGCGCAGCACCTCCTGCAGGAAGGCATAGCTCAGGCTGTTATGGTTCGGATGAGTATAGATCACAAGTGTATTCATCAGTGGTATTCCCCTTTAGTTGTCATTTGATAACAAAAACATAGCACAGGCACAAAATACTTGTCAAATGATAATTGTTTTTTGATAATTAATCTGATATTGTGACCTCTGAGGTGATCTTGTGGACAACAACCCGCTTTTCCGGAAATTCATAGCCTTCACTGCTTCTGTCCATCAAATAACAAATGATATTACCAAAGATGTGAATTCAGACGGCTTAACGCCGCTGCAATATAAGATTATTGAATACATCGCAGTCAGCCAGCCTGTAACCCTCAGCGAGATCAGCGACTGCATGAACATCTCGATGCCGAATACGAGCCGTGAACTGAGGAAGCTCAGCGAAAAAGGTCTCTGCACCCGCATCACCGATCCCGCTGACCGCCGCAAGCAGGAGATTACCCTCTCTGCCGCAGGCGAGGCACTGATGAATGAGGCATTCTCGCAGATTGCCGTCCGGTTCGAGCAGCGCATTGCGGCCCTGAGCGCCGAGGAACGCAAAGAGACCGAGCGGGCGCTCGATCTCTTGCAGCAGAAGGTATTTTATTTGAGCTGAGGGTACGTCTTATCCCATACATGAGCGGTTATTTCACAGCAACGCCTTCCGCCGCAATCTCCGCAGGGACCTCTTCCTTCCGTCGGATGAAGAATGACAGGATCAGGGCAACCACTGCGGCTCCTGTGGTGACCATAGAAGCGACATTCATTCCATGAATTAAGCTATGGACATCGCCCGTCTGCTTCAGGCCGCCGCCGCTGTAGGTCATAATCGTCACAAGCAGCGCTGTCCCGATGGAACCGGCGACCGTCCGCAGCGTAGTGTTCACGGGAATGCCGTGGCGGATTAGAGCCGGCGGCAGGGAATTCATTCCACTGGTGACGACGGGCAGCAGGGTCAGGCTGACACCGACCATCCGCAGGGAGTAGCCTACCATCAGGAACGTATAGGACGTATGCTCCGTCAGATTGGAGAACAACAGTGCAGAGATGACCGTCAGGCTGATTCCGGTGATTACCATCGTTCTGGCACCTATTTTGTCAAAAATCTTCCCCGCGATAGGGGACATAATACAGATCAGAATCGCACCGGGAAGCAGCATCAGACCCGACTTCAGCGCGGAATAGCCAAGCATGGTCTGCATATAGAGCGGCAGCAGGAGCTGTGCGCTCAGCATGATAATCATCAGGATCATACTGATTACAGTAGCCAGGGTAAAAGAGGGACTGGTGAACACCCGCAGCTCCAGCAGCGGATTCTCCATCGTCAACTGCCGCCACACGAACAGGCAGAGCGCGATGAACCCGACCGCGAGGGAGATCAGCACCTCCGTGCTTCCCCATCCTTGGCTGCCGGAGACACTGAATCCGTACAGCACACCGCCAAAGCCGAGCGAGGATAATGTCATGGAGAGTGCGTCGGCCTTACTTTTTACCTGTGGTGTCACGTTCTTCACCAGAAATAGTCCAAGCATCGTGAGCAGCAGCGAGCAAGGAGCCAGAATATAGAACAATAAGCGCCAGGAATGATCCTCCACGAGCCAGCCGTTCAGCACAGGCCCGATCGCCGGAGCGAAGTTAATCGCCAGACCGATCAGCCCCATCGTGAACCCGCGCCGGGCAACCGGGATCAGAATGAACGTCAGGGTCTGCACCAGAGGGAGCATAATGCCCACTCCGACCGCCTGGATGATCCGTCCCGTAAGCAACAGACCGAAGCCGGGGGAAACCGCACACAGAAGCGTCCCCGCAGTCAGCATCCCCATCGCAAAGACGAATACCTGCTTCGTCGTGAAGCGCTGAATAAGATAAGCTGTAATCGGAACCACAATCCCCGTAACCAGTGCAAAAGCGGTCGTTAACCACTGCACAGTGCTCGCAGACAACCGGAACTCACCCATAATGTTCGGCAGCGCCGTATTCAGCGAGGATTGATTCAATAGCCCCGCCATCGTCCCGATAATTAGTATAGCCATGATAAGAATAGTGCCTTTAGGTGCCTTCTCCATTTCTGTTCCTCCTCTATCTGCACTTTTAAATCTAACTAGTTGTTTATATTTGTCTTTAAAAAAAACCGCCCCTACAATAAAGACGGCTCCATAACGCCATGGATAATAAACTGCACGATCTGCCGTGTAGTCTGCTCTCTAATCTGCGGAGAGTCCAGACTGCCGGACAAGTGCTCAAACCTTGAAGACGACTGCAGTGTCATAGCAATTACGTTCACGATCAGCATCGGAAAGAGCGCGGGGTCCAGATCCCGGCGGAGAATTCCGTTCCTCTGGGCGGCCAGAGCAATCTCATGCATCTGAGGGTCATCATCCGGACGATAGGGAATCTGATTCCAGATCTTCCAGCCCTCTGCAGCTTCCCAGAACAGGATTCTCAGGTAACTCCGGTGCTCCAGCAGGAAGGAGACCGTCTGACGGGTCCAGTACTCCACGAAATTTTTGAATGCGGACGGGTCCTTGAGCAGCTGCTCATCCTTCAGCAATTCGCTGATGAACGAGCCGGTGATCTGTTCGCTAATCTGGTCAGCCCGCTTGACCACTTCCGTGTACAACCCTAATTTGTCGCCGTAATATTGGTAGATCAGGCTTTTGTTATACCCGGAAGCCTTCGCAATGGCATCAATTCGTGCCGCTGAGAAGCCGGACTCGGCAAAGATCTCCTCGGCTGCATCCAGGATAACGCCCCGGGTCCGGGCGGCATCGTAGATTTTGGCGCTGCGTTTGTTCCCTGTTGTGGTTATGAGTTGCACCTCCTTTTTCTAACTAACTGGTTATATTGTAGTCTGTAACTTTGCGGACGTCAAGCAGGGCTCTTGCAACCTTGTCTGCTACACGTTACCAACAATTGGCACAAAACCAATTCACACCAATCGCGTCTAACTGGAGAGAGTTAAATCTATCCATAAGGTGATGAATCCATGACAACAAGAACGACTATGCTGCTGTCTCTGCTTGGACTGGCCCTGTTATTACCAGACCATGCCCATGCAGATGCAGCCCCTTCACCCCAGCCCATCTCCATCTACCTGGACGGGCAGCAGCTTCAGCCGGAGACCCGGCCGCTAAATATCGGCGGGACTGTACTGGTTCCCATGCGCGGGCTGTTTGAAGCCCAAGGTGCTGAGCTCTCCTGGAACAATGCCAGCAAGACGGTAACTGCCGTCAAAGGCGGCACCGCCTTAACCTATACCCTTGGCTCATCCACCGCCCGTGTGAACGGGAGAACGGTCGATCTGGCAGTTCCCGGACAACTGTCGCAGGGCTACAGCATGATTCCTCTGCGCTTCGTCAGTGAGGCGCTGGGCAGCCAGGTGGCCTGGGAGCCGTCTTCCGGCTCTGTCCTCATCTCCTCGGCAGCCGCCTATGAGACCACTGTCACCTGGGGGGTCAATCTGCGCAGCACCCCG
This region of Paenibacillus sp. FSL K6-1096 genomic DNA includes:
- a CDS encoding SDR family oxidoreductase, with protein sequence MKIGLTGATGQFGSIVAETLLKTIPAESIVASVRNPEKAEALKARGVDVRHGDFDQPETLDSAFAGVERLLIVSADGDNETRIRQHKAAVDAAVRAGVGFIVYTSVGDADNSSLFLAPVHRATEEFIRESGIPYAFLRNNWYLENEAGSIQAAKAGAPWLTSAGDGKVGWATRGDYAEAAAAVLAGESRESVIYELSGTPLTQAELAAVVGEVLGREVPVQQVDDATYAKVMGEAGVPEAALPIVVAIQGAIRDGALDIESGDLAKLLNRPQTPIREGVRALLG
- a CDS encoding NAD(P)H-dependent oxidoreductase, whose amino-acid sequence is MNTLVIYTHPNHNSLSYAFLQEVLRGSRENDKIGEVKVLDLYEAGFDPVLVFNENRRRRDMYREPELAEYREQLLWADQIVLVYPIWWGRPPAMLMGYIDRMFASGFAYRDKGGLLPEGLLKGKRVVCISSMKGPAHYPLLWLGNSHKILMRKALFNFVGIRKVKFFEFGSMESKKGKQSKKLEQIYRYFKTVG
- a CDS encoding MarR family transcriptional regulator codes for the protein MDNNPLFRKFIAFTASVHQITNDITKDVNSDGLTPLQYKIIEYIAVSQPVTLSEISDCMNISMPNTSRELRKLSEKGLCTRITDPADRRKQEITLSAAGEALMNEAFSQIAVRFEQRIAALSAEERKETERALDLLQQKVFYLS
- a CDS encoding DHA2 family efflux MFS transporter permease subunit, yielding MEKAPKGTILIMAILIIGTMAGLLNQSSLNTALPNIMGEFRLSASTVQWLTTAFALVTGIVVPITAYLIQRFTTKQVFVFAMGMLTAGTLLCAVSPGFGLLLTGRIIQAVGVGIMLPLVQTLTFILIPVARRGFTMGLIGLAINFAPAIGPVLNGWLVEDHSWRLLFYILAPCSLLLTMLGLFLVKNVTPQVKSKADALSMTLSSLGFGGVLYGFSVSGSQGWGSTEVLISLAVGFIALCLFVWRQLTMENPLLELRVFTSPSFTLATVISMILMIIMLSAQLLLPLYMQTMLGYSALKSGLMLLPGAILICIMSPIAGKIFDKIGARTMVITGISLTVISALLFSNLTEHTSYTFLMVGYSLRMVGVSLTLLPVVTSGMNSLPPALIRHGIPVNTTLRTVAGSIGTALLVTIMTYSGGGLKQTGDVHSLIHGMNVASMVTTGAAVVALILSFFIRRKEEVPAEIAAEGVAVK
- a CDS encoding TetR/AcrR family transcriptional regulator, producing the protein MQLITTTGNKRSAKIYDAARTRGVILDAAEEIFAESGFSAARIDAIAKASGYNKSLIYQYYGDKLGLYTEVVKRADQISEQITGSFISELLKDEQLLKDPSAFKNFVEYWTRQTVSFLLEHRSYLRILFWEAAEGWKIWNQIPYRPDDDPQMHEIALAAQRNGILRRDLDPALFPMLIVNVIAMTLQSSSRFEHLSGSLDSPQIREQTTRQIVQFIIHGVMEPSLL